In one Shewanella loihica PV-4 genomic region, the following are encoded:
- a CDS encoding NAD(P)(+) transhydrogenase (Re/Si-specific) subunit beta, with product MSMTIIYLAYLVAASLFILGIKGLTKPRTAVRGNQLSALGMFIAVVVTLLDKSILSYEWIIAGILLGGAIGAVMATKIQVTAMPQMVALLNGFGGGASLFIALASFLDPDSATHVVALISIGLTVLIGSVTLSGSFVAFAKLQELISGNPIRVPGNKFINASLLIAALVLTVAVVTTPSNPTFIYALVAVSLLLGLFLVVPIGGADMPVVIALLNSYSGIAAATTGFITGNTVLIVSGSLVGASGIILTQIMCKAMNRSLFNVLFGVMAEGGETVDADEVYAGKVTSSSPEEVAMLLETAERVVIVPGYGLAMAQAQHAVRELASVLEARGAQVLYAIHPVAGRMPGHMNVLLAEAEVPYEQLIEMDEINPQFEQTDVAIVIGANDVTNPMAREDKGSPIYGMPILNVDKARTVVVVKRSLSPGFAGLPNPLFAKDNALMLFGDGKKAIVDLTQSLKEAD from the coding sequence ATGAGTATGACGATTATCTATCTCGCCTACCTTGTGGCTGCGAGTCTGTTTATTTTAGGGATCAAGGGGCTGACCAAGCCACGTACCGCTGTGCGTGGTAACCAGTTGTCGGCCCTGGGTATGTTTATCGCCGTGGTGGTCACTCTGCTGGATAAGAGCATCCTAAGCTATGAGTGGATCATCGCAGGTATCTTGCTGGGGGGGGCCATAGGCGCCGTGATGGCCACCAAGATCCAGGTGACCGCCATGCCGCAGATGGTGGCCCTGCTCAACGGTTTCGGTGGCGGCGCCTCGCTGTTTATCGCCCTGGCGAGCTTCCTGGATCCCGATTCGGCGACTCATGTGGTGGCGCTGATCTCCATCGGTCTGACCGTGCTCATCGGCTCGGTGACCCTGTCGGGCTCCTTCGTGGCGTTTGCTAAGCTGCAGGAGCTGATCTCGGGTAACCCAATCCGGGTACCGGGCAACAAGTTTATCAATGCTAGCCTGTTAATCGCCGCCCTGGTGCTAACGGTTGCCGTGGTCACCACGCCGAGCAATCCGACCTTCATCTATGCCTTGGTAGCCGTATCGCTATTACTGGGTCTCTTCCTGGTGGTGCCTATCGGCGGCGCCGACATGCCAGTGGTTATCGCTCTGCTGAACTCCTACTCGGGGATCGCGGCGGCCACCACAGGTTTTATCACCGGCAACACAGTACTGATCGTCTCGGGTTCTCTGGTTGGCGCCTCGGGCATCATCCTGACTCAGATCATGTGTAAGGCGATGAACCGCTCACTGTTTAACGTGCTCTTTGGCGTCATGGCCGAAGGTGGCGAGACGGTAGATGCCGACGAGGTCTATGCGGGTAAGGTGACCTCCTCCTCGCCGGAAGAGGTGGCCATGCTGCTGGAAACCGCAGAGCGCGTGGTGATCGTCCCTGGTTATGGTCTGGCGATGGCTCAGGCGCAACATGCGGTGCGCGAGTTGGCCTCGGTACTGGAGGCACGCGGCGCCCAGGTGCTGTACGCCATCCACCCGGTTGCCGGTCGTATGCCTGGCCACATGAACGTGCTACTGGCCGAAGCCGAGGTGCCCTATGAGCAGCTGATCGAGATGGATGAGATCAACCCCCAGTTCGAACAGACAGACGTGGCCATCGTCATCGGTGCCAACGACGTGACCAACCCTATGGCACGTGAAGACAAGGGCAGCCCTATTTACGGCATGCCGATTCTCAACGTCGACAAGGCCCGTACCGTGGTGGTCGTCAAGCGCTCACTCAGCCCAGGTTTCGCCGGTCTGCCTAATCCGCTGTTTGCCAAGGACAACGCCCTGATGTTGTTTGGCGATGGTAAGAAGGCGATTGTCGATCTGACCCAGTCCCTCAAAGAAGCGGACTAA
- a CDS encoding S41 family peptidase: MKFGHQSIINGFGLIMLLSCIQLTVIALREEPPKPQLSAREMQSDLNYLQQHLSQYSASAAASPQRLVSLETEINKARGQLPLGGERQLFAQQLLKILTAIDDPSARLEGVTAQAYLPIKLRKLNDKWLALTQDNRPLDSEAPFITHIDGLPIALWVAATQGFLPPSLADTVSEQASYLTMITMLRREIGLAPSEHCRLTLSNEEGNGHQVSLALTSKPPQALSGNDNEQVSADLHGVFSLHDLSSFNPGSPLGQRLKRSLTSPVTILDLRQAYGASDELLKLLAQTFSPDIRPPLLAGWPDSLQAVARYKKGPNLRSDYLKPLGFLPPASLSQAEQLQLELLRPHLPEEEPGFSPWQAKFWHLASLPWSYLPRPKRGKLMLLIGPDCRQQCQWVAHFAKTWPDTLVVGEATRGEYGRQQQLTLPNSGFKISFNATQVYDATGKALSGVPTQPDIEQPLDDAVYWENLIALFAPDTDSQAPSSTNTSN; this comes from the coding sequence ATGAAATTCGGACACCAGAGCATCATCAACGGCTTCGGCCTCATCATGCTGCTGAGCTGTATTCAGCTGACGGTGATCGCCCTGCGCGAAGAGCCGCCCAAGCCGCAGCTCTCGGCCCGGGAGATGCAGTCTGATCTTAACTACCTGCAACAACATCTCAGCCAATATTCCGCCAGCGCGGCAGCTTCCCCTCAGCGCTTAGTGAGCCTGGAGACCGAAATCAACAAGGCCCGGGGCCAGCTGCCCCTGGGCGGTGAGCGTCAGCTATTTGCCCAGCAACTGCTTAAGATACTGACGGCCATTGACGATCCCAGCGCCCGGCTCGAGGGTGTTACCGCCCAGGCCTATTTGCCGATAAAGCTGCGCAAGTTAAACGATAAATGGCTGGCGCTGACCCAGGACAATCGCCCGCTGGATAGTGAAGCCCCCTTTATCACCCATATCGATGGCCTGCCCATCGCCCTCTGGGTAGCAGCCACCCAGGGCTTTCTGCCCCCCAGCCTGGCCGACACGGTAAGCGAACAGGCAAGCTATCTTACGATGATCACCATGCTCAGGCGCGAGATAGGCCTGGCGCCCAGCGAGCACTGTCGCCTCACCCTGAGCAATGAGGAGGGCAACGGCCACCAAGTTAGCCTGGCGCTGACCAGCAAGCCGCCTCAGGCGCTCAGTGGCAATGACAATGAGCAGGTCAGTGCCGACCTGCACGGGGTGTTTAGCCTCCATGACCTGTCGAGCTTCAATCCAGGCAGCCCCCTAGGGCAGCGTCTCAAGCGCTCGCTGACCAGCCCTGTCACCATATTGGATCTACGCCAGGCTTATGGCGCGAGCGATGAACTCCTCAAACTGCTGGCCCAGACATTCAGCCCGGACATCAGACCGCCGCTACTGGCGGGCTGGCCAGACTCCTTGCAGGCGGTGGCGCGCTACAAGAAGGGGCCTAATCTGCGCAGCGATTACCTCAAGCCCCTAGGCTTCCTGCCACCTGCCAGCCTGAGTCAGGCGGAGCAGTTACAGCTGGAGTTGCTGCGCCCACACCTGCCCGAAGAGGAACCCGGTTTTAGCCCCTGGCAGGCCAAGTTTTGGCACCTGGCCAGCCTACCCTGGTCGTATCTTCCCCGCCCTAAACGAGGCAAGTTGATGCTGCTGATCGGCCCAGATTGTCGTCAGCAGTGCCAGTGGGTAGCCCACTTCGCCAAGACCTGGCCAGACACCTTAGTGGTGGGTGAGGCGACGCGGGGGGAATATGGCAGACAGCAACAGCTCACCCTGCCAAACAGTGGCTTTAAGATAAGTTTCAACGCCACCCAGGTATATGACGCCACGGGCAAGGCGCTGTCGGGCGTGCCGACCCAGCCGGATATCGAGCAGCCGCTGGATGATGCCGTCTACTGGGAAAACCTGATCGCCCTGTTTGCGCCGGATACAGACAGCCAGGCGCCGAGTTCAACTAATACAAGTAACTAA
- a CDS encoding NAD(P) transhydrogenase subunit alpha, with product MEILLLLTLFVVAVFLGVELITKVPPTLHTPLMSGSNAISGISLVGALLAAGSGAGLWVNVLGFIAVVLATINVVGGYMVTNRMLAMFKRK from the coding sequence ATGGAAATTTTATTACTACTAACCCTGTTCGTGGTGGCAGTATTCCTTGGGGTTGAGCTGATCACTAAGGTGCCGCCGACCCTGCACACCCCGCTGATGTCGGGCTCAAACGCCATCTCGGGGATCTCCCTGGTCGGCGCCCTGCTCGCCGCAGGTTCAGGTGCGGGACTCTGGGTCAATGTGCTGGGCTTTATCGCCGTGGTACTGGCCACCATCAACGTTGTGGGTGGCTACATGGTCACCAACCGTATGCTTGCCATGTTTAAAAGGAAATAA
- a CDS encoding phospholipase A translates to MQTTQYLKWLPLITLCSLPATCLGAEPTEDKKTTEDSSLLDQRVEDELATSERPFVITPHKVNYILPVTYNSSPNRDPFDEKLSKNNSEIDNLEAKFQISFKFPLMYNVFGDNGHLFFAYTNQSYWQVYNKDISSPFRETNHEPEIFMLFNNDWQIGPLTNSFWGVGAVHQSNGNSGSLSRSWNRIYGTMVFDSGPFALAAKVWWRIPEDEKETPDSPKGDDNPDILDYMGNFELMGVYGVDQHRFSLMLRNNLESPNRGAVEFTWSYPIIGNLRLYTQYFNGYGESLIDYNAHTQRIGIGFAINDIL, encoded by the coding sequence ATGCAAACCACCCAATACCTTAAATGGCTTCCCCTGATCACCCTATGTTCACTGCCTGCAACCTGCCTGGGCGCCGAGCCCACAGAAGATAAGAAAACCACAGAGGATAGCTCGCTGCTGGACCAGCGCGTCGAAGATGAGCTGGCCACCTCGGAGAGACCCTTCGTGATCACGCCGCACAAGGTCAACTACATCTTGCCCGTGACCTATAACAGCTCACCCAATAGGGATCCCTTTGATGAGAAACTGTCCAAGAACAACTCGGAAATCGACAACCTGGAAGCCAAGTTTCAGATTAGCTTTAAGTTCCCCTTGATGTACAACGTGTTCGGCGACAACGGTCATCTGTTTTTCGCCTACACCAACCAGTCTTACTGGCAGGTGTATAACAAGGATATCTCCTCGCCATTTCGTGAAACCAACCATGAGCCTGAGATCTTCATGCTGTTCAACAACGACTGGCAGATAGGCCCGCTGACCAACTCCTTCTGGGGCGTCGGCGCCGTGCATCAGTCCAACGGCAATTCCGGCTCCCTCTCCCGCAGCTGGAACCGTATCTATGGCACCATGGTGTTCGATAGCGGCCCCTTTGCCCTCGCCGCCAAGGTGTGGTGGCGGATTCCCGAAGATGAGAAAGAGACACCCGATTCACCCAAGGGAGACGATAACCCGGATATCCTGGATTACATGGGCAACTTCGAGCTCATGGGGGTCTATGGTGTAGACCAACACAGGTTCTCGCTGATGCTGCGCAACAACCTAGAGAGCCCTAACCGCGGCGCGGTGGAGTTTACCTGGAGCTATCCTATCATTGGCAATCTGCGTCTCTATACGCAATATTTTAATGGTTATGGCGAGAGTCTCATCGACTACAACGCCCATACCCAGCGGATCGGCATCGGCTTCGCGATCAACGACATTCTCTAA
- the cysI gene encoding assimilatory sulfite reductase (NADPH) hemoprotein subunit: protein MSDQKLSVNEYLKTDSNYLRGTIEEGLDTSLTGAFNDADQQLIKFHGFYQQDDRDLRNERKEQKLEPLYSFMLRARVAGGVCTPKQWLGVDKIASTLTSSNSIRLTTRQTFQYHGIPKRNLKTLIQDLDREALDSIAACGDVNRNVMCNPNPVESKLHQQAYYWAKKLSDNYLPRTKAYAEIWLGDDKVAVSESEEVEPVYGKTYLPRKFKMAVAVPPDNDVDVYTNDLGFIAVAEDGELVGFNMVAGGGMGSTHGEVATFPRLGDDFGFIKAEDCLKFAEAVLKVQRDWGNRSDRKQSRLKYTIVKHGFEAFKAEVEQRAGVKFEPKREVVIGDRGDRYGWIKGVDNNWHLTLFIEGGRIKDLPGQPLQTGLREIALVHKGDFRMTANQNIIIAGVAEEDKAQIEALARSHGLMGKLISPTRGHSIACVALPTCALAMAEAERYFPDFMTKVEALQEKHGFLEQPIVIRMTGCPNGCARPFAAEIGLVGKAPGRYNLYLGASFEGTRLNKLYRENIQEAEILAALDELFARYVKEREAGETFGNFTVRVGVVKAVIDAAKDFHG, encoded by the coding sequence ATGAGCGACCAGAAATTATCAGTAAACGAGTACCTAAAGACCGACAGTAACTACCTGCGCGGCACTATCGAAGAGGGGTTAGACACCTCGCTGACCGGTGCCTTCAACGACGCAGATCAGCAGCTGATCAAGTTCCACGGTTTCTACCAGCAGGACGACCGCGATCTGCGTAACGAGCGTAAGGAGCAGAAGCTAGAGCCTCTCTACAGCTTCATGCTGCGTGCCCGTGTGGCCGGTGGTGTCTGTACGCCTAAGCAGTGGCTAGGAGTAGATAAGATAGCCTCGACCCTGACCAGCTCCAACAGCATTCGTCTGACGACCCGCCAGACCTTTCAGTATCACGGCATCCCTAAGCGTAATCTCAAGACGCTGATCCAGGATCTGGATAGAGAGGCGCTGGACTCTATCGCCGCCTGTGGCGACGTGAACCGTAACGTCATGTGTAACCCTAACCCGGTAGAGTCCAAGCTGCATCAGCAGGCCTACTACTGGGCCAAGAAGCTGTCGGACAATTACCTGCCACGCACCAAGGCCTACGCCGAGATCTGGCTGGGTGACGACAAGGTGGCGGTGAGCGAGAGCGAAGAGGTGGAGCCTGTCTATGGCAAGACCTATCTGCCCCGTAAGTTCAAGATGGCCGTGGCCGTGCCGCCGGATAACGATGTAGATGTCTACACCAACGACCTTGGCTTCATCGCCGTGGCCGAAGATGGGGAGCTGGTAGGCTTTAATATGGTGGCCGGTGGCGGCATGGGCTCGACCCATGGCGAGGTCGCGACCTTCCCGCGTCTGGGTGACGACTTTGGTTTCATCAAGGCCGAAGACTGCCTGAAATTTGCCGAGGCCGTGCTCAAGGTGCAGCGTGACTGGGGTAACCGCTCAGATCGTAAGCAGTCGCGCCTCAAGTACACCATAGTCAAGCATGGTTTTGAGGCCTTCAAGGCAGAAGTGGAGCAGCGCGCCGGGGTAAAATTTGAGCCTAAGCGTGAGGTGGTGATCGGCGATCGCGGCGATCGTTACGGCTGGATCAAGGGGGTGGATAATAACTGGCACCTGACCCTGTTTATCGAGGGGGGCCGTATCAAAGATCTGCCGGGACAACCGCTGCAGACCGGCCTGCGTGAAATTGCCCTGGTACACAAGGGTGATTTTCGCATGACAGCCAACCAGAACATCATCATCGCCGGTGTGGCCGAAGAAGATAAGGCGCAGATCGAGGCTCTTGCCCGCAGTCATGGCCTGATGGGTAAGTTGATAAGCCCGACTCGTGGTCATTCCATTGCCTGTGTGGCGCTGCCGACCTGTGCCCTGGCGATGGCCGAGGCCGAGCGTTACTTCCCAGATTTCATGACCAAGGTGGAGGCACTGCAGGAGAAGCATGGCTTCCTGGAGCAACCGATAGTGATCCGCATGACGGGCTGTCCTAACGGCTGTGCCCGTCCCTTCGCCGCCGAGATTGGCCTGGTGGGTAAGGCGCCGGGTCGATACAACCTCTATCTGGGGGCGAGTTTCGAGGGGACGCGCCTCAATAAACTCTACCGCGAGAACATTCAGGAAGCCGAGATTCTGGCGGCCCTGGACGAACTGTTTGCCCGTTACGTCAAAGAGCGTGAAGCAGGCGAAACCTTTGGTAACTTCACCGTGCGTGTCGGCGTGGTGAAGGCGGTTATCGATGCCGCTAAGGATTTCCATGGATAA
- a CDS encoding Re/Si-specific NAD(P)(+) transhydrogenase subunit alpha translates to MKLGLPKESHADEKRVALIPANVTRLIKKNLQILVESGAGLAAGFSDQAYQEAGAVIANRDEVLGADIITLVNLKGEQFEEIKAKAKPQQLFIGMMDPLAQPENAAALAQTGTSALALELVPRITRAQSMDILSSMATIAGYKAVLLAAHEAPRMFPMMMTAAGTLKPARAFIMGVGVAGLQACATAKRLGAVVEAYDIRPAAREQILSVGAKPVELDLETENTETKGGYAAEQSDDFIKRQQQAMANVLAQQDIVITTAAIPGRKAPVLITKEMVDAMKPGTVIVDLAAETGGNCELTELDQTVVHNGVTILGPSNVPGSAATHASQMYGTNIENLLKLIVDNEGQLNLDFDDEIVRDTVVAHQGEVANARLRDLLSLPPLAATEEAQ, encoded by the coding sequence GTGAAACTAGGTCTACCTAAAGAGAGCCATGCCGACGAAAAACGCGTTGCGTTGATCCCGGCCAATGTGACTCGGTTAATCAAAAAAAACCTCCAAATTCTCGTGGAGAGCGGAGCGGGTCTCGCTGCGGGCTTTAGCGATCAAGCCTATCAGGAAGCGGGAGCCGTTATTGCCAACAGAGACGAGGTACTCGGCGCCGATATCATCACCCTGGTCAACCTCAAGGGTGAGCAGTTCGAGGAGATCAAGGCCAAGGCGAAGCCCCAGCAGCTGTTTATCGGCATGATGGATCCCCTGGCGCAACCGGAAAATGCCGCCGCCCTGGCCCAAACAGGCACCAGCGCGTTGGCACTTGAGCTGGTACCGCGGATCACCCGCGCCCAGAGCATGGATATCCTCTCCTCCATGGCCACCATCGCCGGTTACAAGGCCGTGTTGCTGGCCGCCCATGAGGCGCCGCGCATGTTCCCTATGATGATGACGGCCGCCGGCACACTCAAACCCGCCCGCGCCTTCATCATGGGCGTCGGCGTCGCCGGCCTACAGGCCTGTGCCACCGCCAAACGCCTGGGTGCCGTGGTGGAAGCTTATGATATTCGCCCGGCCGCCCGGGAGCAGATCCTCTCTGTAGGTGCCAAACCGGTTGAGCTGGATCTGGAAACCGAGAACACAGAGACCAAGGGTGGTTACGCCGCCGAGCAGAGCGATGACTTTATCAAGCGTCAGCAGCAGGCGATGGCCAATGTGCTGGCCCAGCAGGATATCGTCATCACCACGGCCGCGATCCCAGGCCGCAAGGCGCCCGTACTGATCACCAAGGAGATGGTGGATGCCATGAAACCTGGCACGGTGATTGTCGACCTTGCCGCCGAAACCGGCGGTAACTGCGAGCTGACGGAGCTGGACCAGACAGTTGTCCATAACGGCGTTACCATACTCGGGCCATCAAATGTGCCGGGCAGCGCCGCGACCCACGCCAGCCAGATGTATGGCACCAACATAGAGAACCTGCTCAAACTGATCGTCGACAATGAAGGCCAGTTAAACCTGGATTTCGACGACGAGATTGTCCGCGACACAGTCGTGGCCCATCAGGGTGAGGTGGCTAACGCCAGATTACGCGACCTGTTATCACTGCCGCCACTGGCGGCAACAGAGGAGGCTCAATAA
- a CDS encoding peroxiredoxin family protein translates to MNKLVTRLLLGLSLLLAAQANATDLKVGDKAPDFRLQATDGHYYQLSDYLGKQTLVLAWYPMANTRGCTLECKSLVEKGDLIRQYKAVYMMASVDDLEDNQKFAKEQKADFPMLSDPTKETAKAYDVLNLVRVASRVTFYIGEDGTILKIDEDIHPKTAAEDIAANLAALGIAKAE, encoded by the coding sequence ATGAATAAGTTAGTCACCAGACTCCTGCTCGGCCTGAGCCTACTTCTCGCCGCACAGGCCAACGCCACCGATCTCAAGGTGGGCGATAAGGCGCCAGATTTCCGCCTACAGGCCACCGACGGCCACTATTATCAGCTCAGCGACTACCTGGGCAAACAGACCCTGGTACTGGCCTGGTACCCCATGGCCAATACCCGAGGCTGTACGCTTGAGTGCAAATCTCTGGTGGAGAAAGGGGATCTTATCCGTCAGTACAAGGCCGTATACATGATGGCCAGCGTAGATGATCTCGAAGACAATCAGAAGTTTGCCAAGGAGCAGAAGGCCGATTTCCCTATGCTCAGCGACCCCACCAAGGAGACCGCCAAGGCCTATGACGTGCTCAACCTGGTGCGCGTCGCCAGCCGGGTCACCTTCTACATAGGCGAGGACGGCACCATATTGAAGATCGATGAAGATATTCATCCTAAGACGGCCGCGGAAGATATCGCCGCCAACCTGGCTGCCTTAGGCATCGCCAAGGCCGAGTAA
- a CDS encoding assimilatory sulfite reductase (NADPH) flavoprotein subunit, translating into MLLKELSSLASPLSATQVDKLKQLTSELNAVQLAWVGGYLSATAELSGVAGEVQQAPQQTITILYGSQTGNGRGIATELAEKAQAQGYSVNLVSMADYKTRQLKQETLLLAVVSTHGEGEAPDDAIELHKFLASKRAPQLDTLNYAVLALGDSSYEFFCQTGKDFDARLSALGAKAIVPLTECDVDYESAASQWQEAVLCAVKPLVGTGASVVSIGSASSKVSSSAFSKQKPYSAELLVSQKLTGRDSDRDVRHVEIDLGESGLSYQVGDALGVWFSNSDALVEEIINGLSLDGEAEVTLGGATLTLAQALKEKRELTQLYPGLVQNWAQLSGNEALQAISEDREQTRQFILKHQLADLVAKYPVDIGAFQLVELLRPITPRLYSIASSQSEVESEVHLTVALVADERDSGTRFGGASHFLASAEEGAEVKVYVEPNNHFRLPENPDTPVVMIGPGTGVAPFRAFMQERAAQGAQGDSWLFFGNPHFEQDFLYQTEWQQYLKDGVLTRLDSAFSRDQAHKIYVQHRILEQGETLWQWIERGAHLYICGDADRMAKDVHQALIEVIKQHGGKSEEQAEALLESLRSDKRYQKDVY; encoded by the coding sequence ATGCTGTTAAAAGAGCTTTCATCACTGGCTTCTCCCCTGTCTGCGACGCAGGTGGATAAGCTTAAGCAACTCACCTCTGAACTCAACGCCGTGCAACTCGCCTGGGTAGGCGGTTACCTGTCGGCCACGGCCGAACTGAGCGGCGTGGCCGGCGAGGTGCAGCAAGCGCCCCAGCAGACTATCACCATTCTCTACGGCAGCCAGACAGGTAATGGCCGCGGTATCGCCACCGAGCTGGCCGAGAAGGCGCAGGCCCAGGGCTATAGCGTCAACCTAGTCTCCATGGCCGATTACAAGACGCGCCAGCTCAAGCAGGAGACACTGCTGCTTGCCGTGGTGAGCACCCATGGTGAAGGCGAGGCGCCGGACGACGCCATCGAGCTGCACAAGTTCCTGGCCTCTAAGCGCGCCCCTCAGCTAGACACCCTCAACTACGCCGTATTGGCGCTGGGAGACTCCAGCTATGAGTTCTTCTGCCAGACGGGTAAAGATTTTGATGCGCGCCTGAGCGCACTGGGCGCCAAGGCGATCGTGCCGCTCACCGAGTGTGACGTGGACTACGAGAGCGCGGCCAGTCAGTGGCAAGAAGCCGTGCTGTGCGCGGTCAAGCCACTGGTGGGCACCGGCGCCAGCGTGGTCTCCATCGGCAGCGCAAGCAGCAAAGTCAGCAGCTCGGCCTTCAGCAAGCAGAAGCCCTACAGCGCCGAGCTACTGGTGAGTCAGAAGCTCACCGGCCGTGATTCGGACCGCGACGTACGCCATGTGGAGATAGACCTTGGCGAGTCTGGCCTGAGCTATCAGGTGGGTGATGCCTTGGGCGTCTGGTTCAGTAACAGCGACGCCCTGGTTGAAGAGATCATCAATGGCCTGTCTCTAGATGGCGAGGCCGAGGTGACTCTGGGGGGCGCCACCCTAACGTTAGCCCAGGCGCTCAAAGAGAAGCGCGAGCTGACCCAGCTCTATCCCGGCCTGGTGCAAAACTGGGCGCAGCTGAGCGGCAACGAAGCGCTACAGGCGATCAGCGAAGACAGAGAGCAGACCCGCCAGTTTATCCTTAAGCATCAGCTTGCCGACCTGGTGGCCAAGTATCCTGTGGATATCGGTGCCTTCCAGCTGGTGGAGCTGCTGCGTCCAATTACCCCAAGACTCTACTCTATCGCCTCGAGCCAGTCTGAGGTGGAGAGCGAGGTACATTTGACCGTGGCCTTGGTGGCTGATGAGCGCGACTCGGGCACCCGCTTTGGCGGCGCGTCTCACTTCCTGGCAAGCGCCGAGGAAGGCGCCGAGGTGAAGGTCTATGTGGAGCCGAACAACCACTTCCGTCTGCCGGAAAACCCAGACACGCCTGTGGTCATGATTGGCCCTGGTACGGGGGTAGCACCGTTTCGTGCCTTCATGCAGGAGCGCGCGGCCCAAGGTGCCCAAGGCGATAGCTGGCTCTTCTTCGGTAATCCGCACTTCGAGCAGGATTTCCTCTACCAGACAGAGTGGCAGCAGTATCTCAAAGATGGCGTGCTGACCCGCTTAGATTCCGCCTTCTCGCGGGATCAAGCCCATAAGATCTATGTGCAGCACCGCATCCTGGAGCAGGGCGAGACATTGTGGCAGTGGATCGAGCGCGGCGCGCATCTCTATATCTGCGGCGACGCCGATCGCATGGCCAAAGATGTGCATCAGGCCCTGATCGAGGTGATCAAGCAACATGGCGGCAAGAGCGAAGAGCAGGCCGAGGCCCTGCTTGAGAGCCTGCGCAGCGACAAGCGTTACCAGAAAGACGTTTATTAA
- a CDS encoding phosphoadenylyl-sulfate reductase, which translates to MDNSVISAQALQALLSAPKAEQDAELARVNAFLAGLTPAERVIWGLAYLPGTHALSSSFGIQGAVMLHLVTQVQQDIPVILTDTGYLFPETYHFIDELTERLKLNLKVYRAPMTSAWQEARFGRLWEQGLDGLEQYNRLNKVTPMQTALKELEVGTWFAGLRRSQSSTREDLPILAIHGDRYKLLPILEWSNKDVHEYLTKHDLPYHPLWEQGYVSVGDTHSSRPLELGMTEEETRFNGLKRECGLHYEI; encoded by the coding sequence ATGGATAATTCAGTGATCTCTGCCCAGGCGCTGCAAGCATTGCTTAGCGCGCCCAAGGCGGAGCAAGACGCAGAGCTGGCTCGAGTCAACGCCTTCCTGGCGGGACTCACGCCCGCCGAGCGGGTGATCTGGGGCCTGGCTTACCTGCCGGGCACCCATGCGCTGTCGTCGAGCTTTGGTATTCAGGGCGCCGTAATGCTGCATCTGGTCACCCAGGTACAGCAGGATATTCCGGTGATCCTCACGGACACTGGCTATCTGTTTCCCGAGACCTATCACTTTATCGACGAGCTGACCGAGCGACTCAAGCTTAATCTTAAGGTGTACCGCGCGCCTATGACCAGCGCCTGGCAGGAAGCCCGTTTCGGTCGCCTGTGGGAGCAGGGGCTGGATGGCCTGGAGCAATACAACCGCCTCAACAAGGTGACTCCTATGCAGACGGCGCTCAAGGAGTTGGAGGTTGGCACCTGGTTTGCGGGCCTGCGCCGAAGCCAGTCCAGCACCCGTGAGGATCTGCCGATTCTGGCGATCCACGGTGATCGCTATAAACTGCTGCCGATCCTGGAGTGGAGCAACAAGGATGTGCATGAGTATCTCACCAAGCATGACCTGCCATACCACCCGCTTTGGGAGCAGGGCTATGTGTCGGTTGGCGATACCCATTCGAGTCGCCCGCTGGAGCTGGGGATGACCGAAGAGGAGACCCGCTTCAACGGCCTCAAGCGTGAGTGCGGCCTGCACTATGAGATCTAA